A DNA window from Gigantopelta aegis isolate Gae_Host chromosome 4, Gae_host_genome, whole genome shotgun sequence contains the following coding sequences:
- the LOC121369902 gene encoding 2-oxoglutarate-dependent dioxygenase htyE-like — MIPTIDFSCDLLTPDSSCSNVTQSENEHTATQLIQAFNSVGFCYLVNHGVPSALVDDVFKTSRQFFDLPSDVKQTYARPTNSNHGWAALEREKLNPERPADLKESFNCQSVSQVWPLVVVPDMKSRFIEFLDSCSVLVFRILDLLAVGLKLEVDRHFFKKCHSQIGRSDGSSTLRSLFYPRLPSDGSIKPGQVRCGEHSDYGTLTLLFQDDIGGLQVQNTAGVYVDAKPLPGAVLVNIGDLLQRWTSNRLKATKHRVLIPEDEMKKGLSRQSIAFFIHPDDNFVIKCLDGSLTYEPTTNREYLKHKFALSY; from the exons ATGATTCCCACAATTGACTTTTCGTGTGACTTGCTGACCCCTGACAGCAGCTGCTCTAACGTGACCCAGTCAGAAAACGAGCACACCGCGACACAATTGATACAAGCCTTCAACTCCGTCGGTTTCTGTTACCTGGTAAACCACGGCGTCCCCAGTGCATTG gtAGATGATGTTTTCAAAACATCTAGACAGTTCTTCGATCTGCCATCAGACGTGAAGCAGACGTACGCACGACCCACGAACAGCAACCACGGATGGGCTGCTCTAGAGCGGGAAAA ACTCAACCCAGAGCGTCCTGCTGATTTGAAAGAATCATTCAACTGCCAGTCAGTGAGTCAA gtatGGCCGTTGGTCGTAGTACCGGACATGAAGAGCCGTTTTATCGAATTTCTCGACTCCTGCTCGGTTCTGGTGTTTAGAATACTGGATCTTCTTGCCGTTGGTTTGAAACTGGAGGTT GATAGACATTTCTTCAAGAAATGCCACAGTCAAATTGGCAGAAGTGACGGTAGTTCTACACTGAGGAGCCTGTTCTATCCTCGCCTACCTAGCGATGGAT CAATAAAACCGGGACAAGTCCGCTGTGGTGAACATTCCGACTATGGCACTTTGACCTTGCTGTTTCAAGATGACATCGGAGGCTTACAg GTTCAGAATACGGCTGGTGTATACGTGGATGCCAAGCCTTTGCCTGGCGCTGTACTCGTTAATATTGGAGACCTGCTGCAGAGGTGGACCAGTAACAGACTTAAAGCTACA AAACATCGCGTTTTGATCCCAGAAGACGAAATGAAGAAAGGACTAAGTCGCCAGTCGATCGCGTTCTTCATCCATCCTGATGATAACTTTGTAATCAAATGTCTCGATGGTTCGCTCACATACGAACCAACCACCAACAGGGAATACCTTAAGCACAAATTTGCTTTGTCTTACTGA